The proteins below come from a single Micropterus dolomieu isolate WLL.071019.BEF.003 ecotype Adirondacks linkage group LG05, ASM2129224v1, whole genome shotgun sequence genomic window:
- the LOC123971760 gene encoding claudin-19-like, translated as MASSAQQLLGFFLSLLGLAATVAATFMVEWKKQSQGKHRIYEGLWMTCSGTERTICEIHQTMLKLPTEVQATRAVLLLSIFISTVALLVSTVGMKCTHFMDSKTQTKSTAAMIGGLMFMVAGLLTIIITSVYVKMIVQIFGQSHRLLSFEFGHAVFVSWAGGFLTMAGGAFLSCRRCSRSQSTESVHANPHLPTTHSKSNYV; from the exons ATGGCCAGCTCGGCACAGCAGCTCCTCGGTTTCTTCCTCTCACTGCTCGGTCTCGCTGCCACTGTTGCCGCTACTTTCATGGTTGAATGGAAGAAGCAGTCCCAGGGCAAGCACCGCATCTATGAGGGATTGTGGATGACCTGCAGTGGCACTGAGAGAACAATCTGTGAAATTCACCAGACCATGTTGAAGCTGCCAA CTGAGGTCCAGGCAACCAGGGCCGTGTTGCTGCTCAGCATCTTCATCTCCACTGTGGCACTACTTGTCTCCACGGTAGGAATGAAGTGCACCCACTTCATGGACAGCAAGACTCAGACTAAATCCACAGCAGCTATGATTGGAGGACTTATGTTCATGGTTGCAG GGTTATTGACCATCATCATAACTTCCGTGTACGTCAAAATGATTGTTCAGATCTTCGGTCAATCCCATCGACTGctaag ctTTGAGTTTGGCCACGCAGTGTTTGTCAGCTGGGCTGGTGGCTTCCTCACTATGGCTGGTGGAGCTTTCCTGAGCTGCCGGAGATGCTCGCGGTCCCAATCGACCGAGTCAGTACACGCAAACCCACACCTCCCTACCACCCACTCGAAGTCCAACTACGTCTAG